In Ureibacillus thermophilus, the genomic stretch GGGATGCAACAAGAAAAACCTGTACCGCAAGTGTTTATTAAACATAAGGAAGTTCAAAGCATTCAAGAATTTGCCATGATGCTAGAAAAAATGGCGCAAAAGCTGAAACAGGAAGGCAAATTCACATTCGTACAGGGGACAGAGCAAGTCGAAGTGGCACCTAACGAGCAGGTGAAAGTCGATTACAAGTATGAGGTCAAAGGCGAAAAACACCAATTCGAAATCGAAATCGAATGGTCTCCTACCCTTGCAGCTCCAAGTAAAATGTCTATTGAATAATATTATGGTTGATAAAATTTTTGAAAGCGGTTACAATATGAGTAGATAATTATACATGGGATTAAGGGACCTCCATGTATAAGATGTTCCAATCACAATTGGTTATACATCCAATTGTCCTCTTTTACTTAAATAGAGAAAATGACAACGCATTGATTGTTTTGTCCCCTAACCACATTTTCCATTAGGATGGGAACTCTTTAAAAGGAGTTTCCGATTTTTTTTGTAACCATATCATAGAGATCCGAAATTTTACTGGATTTTGTGACGATATCCCCTAATTTTGTGAACATATCGATGGGAATAATAAAAGATGGAGTTTTTGAACAGCAGTTCCACACCTCTTATATTTATCACCAAATAGGGGAACATACGCACTAATCATGGGAGTATACGCACCTAATGAGGAATCATGCGCACTAAATACAGGAGTATACGCACCAATTTAGAAGTTAACGCACGAATTGAAATAGCAAACGCACAAAAGAAAGAATCAAAAACACAAAACGGGAAAGTATACGCACCAATGAAAAAATCAAATGCAATAAATAAGAACAAGTTCTGCACTAACCCCTGCAAAAGCGGTTTTGGTCGGGCTCTTTATATAGTAGGAAGAAACTCCATGCGCCCTAATACCCTAGTTGTCTCTAAAGCGAATTCATAGCAATCACTACACTGCGTTTTTTCTCCTCTTCCCCTTGCGAATCGATATAGGAAGCTAGCCCTTCCGCCGCCCATCGAATGATATAGATGTTCATGCGATTCGTGCCAGCCCCAAGAACCCCGCGCATGCCACCTGTTCCAAAGGATAAAAATTGATAAAACCGGTCTTCAATGGCTGCCGCATCACCTTCCATTTGAATCAATTCATTTTTCAAATCGATTGGCAATTCTTCATTTTTCCATTGCTCATAAAGCTCTGTAACGTTCCTCTTCTTTGGCATTTCATGGTCTTTATTATGGCATAGAAAACATAAAAAGCCAATTCCATTCATAGAATCGGCTTTCATGGAGGGTGGTTGTCGTGATTGGCTTGTATGAATATTGCAACATCATTATGTATCAATTTTATAAGCTGATAAAACTTGGCTTTCCGGCTACATATTTTGTTTCAGATAATAAGGCAAGAGCTAGTCTTCTTCTCTCCCATACCTTATCTAATGACAACTTGATGAAAAAACGTTCCTTATTCCGGAACACCACATAGCAATGATTTTTATCAACTGGCTCAACATCAAAATTTAAATCCATCACCCATAATGGTTCCAGATGACCTACATATGGAAGTTGACATGCCACCATTGCTTTTTCCTCTGAAATGATGATTGGCGGGTTTTTTCGGATTTTCAGCGTCCTCCTTGCTGATTTTAGCCTGCCATTCAAGTCCGCACCAAAATAAATGCAAATGTCATCCAGAAGATGGTAAACATCTTTAGATAAAGAAAATTTTCCATAATCATAGGTCAAAATTTGCGATGAATACACTTCATTATAGAAAGGAGCAATGGCATACACATGAAAATTTTTCATGACATCAATTTCATTAATTTCTATTTTGTTCATTAACATCCCCCCTATAGTTCGTTCATTCATCTTTATAGGAAATTTTAGGTACAAATGAAACGTATTTCCTATATTTAAGTAAAATTATACATATTTATCCAGAAAATACAATACAAAATATAGAATTTTTAAAATTTTCATTAGATTGAAAACATTAACAACTAGAAATCTTGGAAATTTTAGTGAAAATAATAGAAATAACCAATTGGATTTCATTTCCATATTCTCTTACGATAGAAACACCCGGGAATACTGGATCAGCGCTGATCGTGGGAGAAAGGATATGGAAGCGTTTGACCAAGTATTGGAACAGTATACTCCAATGATTAATAGTGTATTGAAACGAGCAAAAGTTTATAAAAATCATGAATATTATCGCCATTGTGCAACGATTGCCTTATGGGAAGCTTGGAGAAAATACGATCCGGTGCACGGACCTTTTGCCCCTTTTGCTTATCGCTATATGTTGACGACCATTTACCGGGAAATGACGAAGGAAAACCATTATGAGGAACACTATGCAAGCTACGAAAAAGAAACGCACCAATTGTGATGGTAAACGCTCTAAAGGAGTTAGTATCCGCACGAATTGGGGTGGTATACGCACGAAACGAGGCAGTATCCGCACGAATTGAGATGGCATCCGCACGAATTGAATTAGTATCCGCACTAATTATGGTGGCATCCGCACGAAACGAGGCAGTATCCGCACGAATTATGATGGCATCCGCACGAATTGAATTAGTATCCGCACGAAATGGAGTAGTAAACGCACGAAACGAGGCAGTATCCGCACGAATTATGGTGGCATCCGCACGAATTGAATTAGTATCCGCACAATAGCCCTCAATCCGAAAAAACTTGGGATTGAAGGGCTATTCATCGTGCGTACCAGAGGGTGCGCATTTTTTTATTTATCTCACATATTTCGGGCTTACATTTGACAAAGAACCAAAAATGAAAAACAGCCCATGAAATTTCATTCCAAAATTTCATGGGCTGTTTCCATTTTAGAGGGGGTTTTGTCCCAGCCTCTCTATGACCCCTACGGGATTCGAACCCGTGTTACCGCCGTGAAAGGGCGGTGTCTTAACCACTTGACCAAGGGGCCATTATACATAATGGCGGAGAAGGTCAATTTCATTCTATAAAAAAGGACGATTTTTTTGTACCCTAAAAACAGAAAAAAGGGCTGAGCCCAAGGTCGATTCAATCGACTTTTCGGACAGCCCCCTTATTTTTTCCCAAATAAAAGAGGCTGGGACAAAACCCCCTCTAAAATGGAAACAGCCCATGAAATTTTGGAATGAAATTTCATGGGCTGTTTTTCATTTTTTCAATAAAAAATATTAATCCAAGATTCTTTCGAACTTGATCCATATAGTGACGCCATTTTCTTATTTTGTGGACGGAAGAAAGACCGGTATAAATGTTTATATTTTGATGGAGATGGCTTCGCCATGTTATACAAACGAATCGATAATGGCAAACTCCAATGGCCCAGAAACGAAAATGAGGTTCGAAATCTGACTCAACAGGAGCTTAGATGAAATGATTCTTTTATGGATGGTTTAGAAATTGAAGAAATTCATCATCATCCAGAAAACTTACAATGCGAGTGTTGTCAATCACTTATGACAGAGATTGGCAGCACTATTGTGCGGGAAGAAGCAAAATTCATACCAGCTACCATGAAGCGTGTTCAGCATATTGAACACGCTTATGAGTGCAGGTCCTGTAAAAAAGATTTGAACAAAAACTCACAAATCAAACGCGGGAAAGCACCACAACCTGCCATTCAGCGAAGCATTGCAGGATCAACGGTCTTAGCAAAACTTATTTATGACAAGTTTGTCCTTTATTTACCCTTATATCGGCAAATAAAGGAATGGCATCGTTATGGGCTCTTGACAAATGTTTGAAAGTGATTGATGGTGGGGAAACTGTTTAATCTTATTTGGGGAATTCTGTTGAGTTCTATTTGTGGAAAACTGTTGATTCTAGTTTAGCGTTTACAGCTCCTCAAGTTTATGTTTGTGACCCTCACATGAGCATACGATAAGAAATGAAGTGGGGGCGTCTGAAAAGTCATTTCAAGACGCCCCCTTTGCGGCTTTAGCTAGAGTTTTTGCCGCAGATAAATTGCGGCTGTAGCTAGAATTTTTGCCGCAGATAAATTGCGACGAGGAGGCGCGTTTTGTAACCTCCGCAGGGAAAGTTTTTAAGAGAATATTCCCATAAGAAGTAAGGCTGTTCAGAAAGTATTCGACTTTCTGGACAGCCTCACTGTTTTTAATATGTTTTGTATTTTGATGGAAAACGCTCAAGAAATGAACTTACTCAATATTTGCTACACGAAATTCTAAATCATTCCCTAAACCGATTTCCCCGAATTTTTTGGTATATTCTTCTAAAGTCATTTGTGCAGCTTCAATTTGTTGGTCTGTTCCTTGGATAATTAAGTTTGCTGGAAGAGCAATGTTTAATTCAGATAAAATCAAGTATGTATTATTTTTTAATAACAGTTGAACTTTTTCTTTAGCAGTCATTTTAATAAATTGATTAACAGTTACTTCGAGTTGATTGTTTACATAAAAACCACTTTGTACAGCTGCATCTGCAGAAGAAGTTTGAGAAGATAAGCTAATTCCTAAAGCCAATATAAGGATAGCTGCTAATTTTAAAATCCCTTTCAAGTTAAATCTCCTTTCTATCTACAGTTTCCTAAATCTTATTCTATAAATAGGTGATTATTAATTACAATTATATTAACAAATTTTTTCAGTTATCTAAATATTTTCTTATGAAAAGGATATATGGTTTTGGCGAAAAAAATATATG encodes the following:
- a CDS encoding amphi-Trp domain-containing protein; translation: MQQEKPVPQVFIKHKEVQSIQEFAMMLEKMAQKLKQEGKFTFVQGTEQVEVAPNEQVKVDYKYEVKGEKHQFEIEIEWSPTLAAPSKMSIE
- a CDS encoding competence protein ComK encodes the protein MNKIEINEIDVMKNFHVYAIAPFYNEVYSSQILTYDYGKFSLSKDVYHLLDDICIYFGADLNGRLKSARRTLKIRKNPPIIISEEKAMVACQLPYVGHLEPLWVMDLNFDVEPVDKNHCYVVFRNKERFFIKLSLDKVWERRRLALALLSETKYVAGKPSFISL
- a CDS encoding sigma factor, with amino-acid sequence MEAFDQVLEQYTPMINSVLKRAKVYKNHEYYRHCATIALWEAWRKYDPVHGPFAPFAYRYMLTTIYREMTKENHYEEHYASYEKETHQL
- the tnpB gene encoding IS66 family insertion sequence element accessory protein TnpB (TnpB, as the term is used for proteins encoded by IS66 family insertion elements, is considered an accessory protein, since TnpC, encoded by a neighboring gene, is a DDE family transposase.), encoding MQDSFELDPYSDAIFLFCGRKKDRYKCLYFDGDGFAMLYKRIDNGKLQWPRNENEVRNLTQQELR